A single genomic interval of Ramlibacter sp. harbors:
- a CDS encoding FAD-dependent oxidoreductase produces MTDNANGTPDCDVLIVGAGPVGLTLAMDLAGRGVRVLIAETRHYAEPPNVKCNHVSARTMEQFRRLGVAHKLRSAGLPEDYPNDVVFRTSVTGTELTRIPIPCRRDRYSDTSGPDGWWPTPEPPHRINQIYLEPILLEHTAALPGVTLLNRTQVTGFTQTAAGVQATAQNLDDGTTRTLRARYLVGCDGGSSGVRKQMGAKLEGTAVIQRVQSTYIRAPQLKALIPGKPAWSYYAYNPRRCGTMFAIDGHSTWLVHNHLNAEEPEFDSVDRDQSIRNILGVGPDFQYEVISKEDWVGRRLVANRFRDRRVFIAGDAAHLWVPYAGYGMNAGIADAIHLSWLLAARLQGWGDEGLLDAYEAERQPITEQVSNFAMDHAQKMIRARRAVPAHIEADDAEGAAARALAGREAYDLNVQQFCCAGLNFGYFYSGSPVIVADDEAPPAYSMGSFTPSTVPGCRAPHVWLADGHSLYDAFGPGYTLLRLKADANVGTLVDAARAQRLPLQVLDVQPRDPLPEAYRHALVLCRADQHVVWRGDAVPADAAGLVAVLRGAAHTALRLAA; encoded by the coding sequence ATGACCGACAACGCCAATGGCACGCCCGACTGCGACGTGCTGATCGTCGGGGCCGGCCCCGTGGGCCTGACCCTTGCGATGGACCTCGCCGGACGCGGCGTGCGCGTGCTGATCGCCGAGACCCGGCATTACGCCGAGCCGCCCAACGTCAAGTGCAACCATGTCTCGGCCCGCACCATGGAGCAGTTCCGCCGGCTCGGCGTGGCGCACAAGCTGCGCAGCGCCGGCCTGCCCGAGGACTACCCCAACGACGTGGTGTTCCGCACCAGCGTGACCGGCACCGAGCTGACGCGCATCCCCATCCCCTGCCGGCGCGACCGCTACAGCGACACCAGCGGGCCCGACGGCTGGTGGCCCACGCCCGAGCCGCCGCACCGCATCAACCAGATCTACCTCGAGCCCATCCTGCTCGAACACACCGCGGCCCTGCCCGGCGTGACCCTGCTCAACCGCACGCAGGTCACCGGCTTCACGCAGACCGCCGCCGGCGTGCAGGCCACGGCGCAGAACCTGGACGACGGCACCACACGCACCCTGCGGGCCCGCTACCTCGTGGGCTGCGACGGCGGCAGCTCCGGCGTGCGCAAGCAGATGGGCGCGAAGCTCGAAGGCACGGCGGTGATCCAGCGCGTGCAGTCCACCTACATCCGCGCGCCGCAGCTCAAGGCGCTGATCCCGGGCAAGCCGGCCTGGTCGTATTACGCCTACAACCCGCGGCGCTGCGGCACCATGTTCGCGATTGACGGGCACAGCACCTGGCTGGTGCACAACCACCTGAACGCCGAGGAGCCCGAGTTCGACTCGGTGGACCGCGACCAGTCCATCCGCAACATCCTGGGCGTGGGCCCGGACTTCCAGTACGAGGTCATCAGCAAGGAAGACTGGGTGGGCCGGCGGCTGGTGGCCAACCGCTTCCGCGACCGCCGCGTGTTCATCGCGGGCGACGCGGCCCACCTGTGGGTGCCCTATGCGGGCTACGGCATGAACGCGGGCATTGCCGACGCCATCCACCTGTCATGGCTGCTGGCGGCGCGCCTGCAGGGCTGGGGCGATGAGGGCCTGCTGGATGCCTACGAGGCCGAACGGCAGCCCATCACCGAGCAGGTCTCGAACTTCGCGATGGACCATGCGCAGAAGATGATCCGCGCGCGCCGCGCCGTGCCGGCCCACATCGAAGCCGACGACGCCGAAGGCGCCGCGGCCCGCGCACTCGCAGGCCGCGAGGCCTATGACCTCAACGTGCAGCAGTTCTGCTGCGCGGGGCTGAACTTTGGCTACTTCTACAGCGGCTCGCCGGTGATAGTGGCCGATGACGAAGCCCCACCCGCCTACAGCATGGGCAGTTTCACGCCGTCCACCGTGCCCGGCTGCCGCGCGCCGCATGTCTGGCTGGCCGATGGCCATTCGCTGTATGACGCATTCGGCCCGGGCTACACGCTGCTGCGCCTGAAAGCCGATGCCAACGTGGGCACGCTGGTCGATGCCGCGCGCGCGCAGCGCCTGCCGCTGCAGGTGCTGGATGTGCAGCCGCGCGACCCGCTGCCCGAGGCCTACAGGCACGCCCTGGTGCTGTGCCGCGCCGACCAGCACGTGGTCTGGCGCGGGGATGCCGTGCCCGCGGACGCCGCGGGCCTGGTGGCCGTGCTGCGCGGTGCCGCGCACACGGCGCTGCGGCTGGCCGCCTGA
- a CDS encoding tautomerase family protein, with protein MPTLNLRVAPLQNPERYRALAAALTDITARTLDKRAEVTAVTIEDLPTARWTVGGRDVQRPTALLEISVTTGTNSAAQKAAFIAQAHAELQRQLAPGAALEEASYVIVREVPATDWGYAGETQAARQRARQQAQALRPEPQSQAA; from the coding sequence ATGCCCACCTTGAACCTGCGGGTGGCCCCGCTGCAAAACCCTGAACGCTACCGCGCCCTGGCCGCGGCCCTCACCGACATCACCGCGCGCACGCTGGACAAGCGGGCCGAGGTCACGGCCGTGACCATTGAAGACCTGCCCACCGCCCGCTGGACCGTGGGCGGCCGTGATGTGCAGCGGCCCACCGCCCTGCTTGAAATCAGCGTCACCACGGGCACCAACAGCGCCGCGCAGAAGGCCGCCTTCATCGCGCAGGCCCATGCCGAGCTGCAGCGGCAGCTGGCACCGGGGGCGGCGCTTGAAGAGGCCAGCTATGTGATCGTGCGCGAGGTGCCCGCCACCGACTGGGGCTATGCCGGCGAAACCCAGGCCGCCCGTCAGCGTGCGCGGCAACAGGCGCAGGCGCTGCGGCCCGAGCCCCAGTCGCAGGCGGCCTGA
- a CDS encoding LysR family transcriptional regulator encodes MRELAFDDLQLFARVAELGTLSAVARERNAPVSQVSRSLARIEKACGARLIHRSTHGLALTAEGETFLDYCLRVGGTFVELEAEFASKALEVGGTVRLAVSPSMAHFLIVPGLAGLTQRHPRLQVDIHADDRLVDMAREGIDIAIRTGTVQSDAVIAREIGSHTRYLYASPDYLRRHGTPAHPDELASHRLITNSVAQHLNRWPFLIDGEPVARVMQGHYRTASTGIQMSMVLNGLGICRCNDLIAKPLVKEGRLVPLLDAFIDAQRSPIYAMMLPQRHRLPKIRACIDYWADWFGQI; translated from the coding sequence ATGAGGGAACTCGCGTTTGACGACCTGCAGCTGTTCGCGCGCGTGGCCGAGCTGGGCACGCTGTCGGCGGTGGCGCGCGAGCGCAATGCGCCGGTCAGCCAGGTGTCGCGCTCGCTGGCGCGCATCGAGAAGGCCTGCGGCGCGCGGCTGATCCACCGCTCCACCCACGGCCTGGCGCTCACGGCCGAGGGCGAGACCTTTCTGGACTACTGCCTGCGCGTGGGCGGCACCTTTGTCGAGCTGGAGGCCGAGTTCGCCAGCAAGGCGCTTGAGGTCGGCGGCACGGTGCGCCTGGCGGTGAGCCCGTCGATGGCGCATTTCCTGATCGTGCCGGGCCTGGCCGGCCTGACGCAGCGCCACCCGCGGCTGCAGGTGGACATCCACGCCGACGACCGGCTGGTGGACATGGCGCGCGAAGGCATCGACATCGCGATCCGCACCGGCACCGTGCAAAGCGATGCGGTGATCGCGCGCGAAATCGGCAGCCACACCCGCTACCTCTACGCCAGCCCGGACTACCTGCGCCGGCACGGCACGCCCGCGCACCCCGACGAGCTGGCCAGCCACCGCCTGATCACCAACAGCGTGGCACAGCATCTGAACCGCTGGCCGTTCCTGATCGACGGCGAGCCGGTGGCGCGCGTGATGCAGGGCCATTACCGCACGGCGTCCACCGGCATCCAGATGTCCATGGTGCTCAATGGCCTGGGCATCTGCCGCTGCAACGACCTGATCGCCAAGCCGCTGGTCAAGGAAGGCCGGCTGGTGCCGCTGCTTGACGCCTTCATCGACGCGCAGCGCTCGCCGATTTACGCGATGATGCTGCCGCAGCGCCACCGTCTGCCCAAGATCCGCGCCTGCATCGACTACTGGGCCGACTGGTTCGGCCAGATCTGA
- a CDS encoding phosphatidylglycerophosphatase A, producing the protein MNPPFTAPPDDQTAPAPAPRRAGVRFMLGHGAHWVALGFGSGLSPVAPGTSGTLWAWLAFLLIQTAWAPSALQWGVVIGITLLLGWWASAVTARHMGVADPGQIVIDEIAAFWLVLWLVMPAGLWMQFAAFVLFRFFDAAKPGPVAWADGLFKGFGWRGGLGIMLDDLVAAVCTLLVIALWRFW; encoded by the coding sequence ATGAACCCGCCCTTCACCGCACCGCCCGACGACCAGACCGCCCCGGCCCCGGCGCCGCGCCGCGCCGGCGTGCGCTTCATGCTGGGCCACGGCGCGCACTGGGTGGCGCTGGGCTTTGGCTCGGGCCTGAGCCCGGTGGCGCCTGGCACGTCGGGCACGCTGTGGGCCTGGCTGGCGTTCCTGCTGATCCAGACCGCTTGGGCGCCCAGTGCGCTGCAGTGGGGCGTGGTGATTGGCATCACGCTCCTGCTGGGCTGGTGGGCCAGCGCCGTGACCGCGCGCCACATGGGCGTGGCCGACCCGGGGCAGATCGTGATCGACGAGATCGCCGCCTTCTGGCTGGTGCTGTGGCTGGTGATGCCCGCGGGGCTGTGGATGCAGTTCGCGGCCTTCGTGCTGTTCCGGTTCTTTGACGCCGCCAAGCCCGGCCCGGTGGCCTGGGCCGACGGCCTGTTCAAGGGCTTTGGCTGGCGCGGCGGCCTGGGCATCATGCTCGACGACCTGGTGGCCGCCGTCTGCACGCTCCTGGTGATCGCGCTCTGGAGATTCTGGTGA
- a CDS encoding CinA family protein — MNPDLLSNPEHEVAAAAGLLADLLQKRGQMMATAESCTGGLIAAACTALPGSSLWFERGFVSYSNEAKTELLGVDAAQIAAHGAVSEVVARAMAFGAVRHSQAQVSVAVTGVAGPSGGSPDKPVGTVWFGFSVDGLLTSEMRRFDGDRAAVRAATVAHALRRLVQLLG, encoded by the coding sequence GTGAACCCTGATTTGCTATCAAATCCAGAGCACGAAGTGGCCGCCGCTGCTGGACTCCTGGCCGATTTGCTTCAAAAACGCGGGCAGATGATGGCCACGGCCGAAAGCTGCACCGGCGGCCTGATCGCCGCGGCCTGCACGGCGCTGCCGGGCTCCAGCCTGTGGTTCGAGCGCGGCTTTGTCAGCTACTCCAACGAGGCCAAGACCGAGCTGCTGGGCGTGGACGCCGCGCAGATCGCGGCCCACGGCGCGGTCAGCGAGGTGGTGGCGCGCGCCATGGCGTTTGGCGCGGTGCGCCACTCGCAGGCCCAGGTCAGCGTGGCCGTCACCGGCGTGGCCGGCCCGAGCGGCGGCAGCCCCGACAAACCCGTGGGCACGGTCTGGTTCGGCTTTTCGGTCGATGGCCTGCTGACCAGCGAGATGCGGCGCTTTGACGGTGACCGCGCGGCGGTGCGCGCCGCCACCGTGGCCCATGCCCTGCGGCGCCTGGTGCAGTTGCTGGGCTGA
- a CDS encoding MFS transporter, whose translation MNTPAAADLIDSPQAWRRLWITLALMTVGASGMYVVPVVLPAVQADFGVARADASLPYTLLMVGFGIGGVAMGRLADRFGVTVPLRLGALGLGLGYAAAALSGSIWAFAAAHGVLIGLCGSSATFSPLLADTSLWFARRRGIAVAVCASGNYLGGTLWPPVIQHFVEQAGWRATYWGLALFCPLVMLALAQLMRQRPPALQLAPPMVSGAPAGSLPFGLRLGQAQALLCLAGVACCVAMSMPQVHIVAYCSDLGFGAARGAEMLSLMLACGIVSRLVSGAICDRIGGLRTLLLGSALQTLALVLFLPFDGLVPLYVISALFGLFQGGIVPSYAIIVREHFPAAEAGARVGTVIMATMFGMALGGWMSGKVFDLTGSYHAAFLNGIGWNLLNFGIAFMLLQRVRRRGAAATAGLAA comes from the coding sequence ATGAACACCCCCGCCGCCGCCGACCTGATCGACTCGCCCCAGGCCTGGCGCCGGCTCTGGATCACGCTGGCGCTGATGACCGTGGGCGCCAGCGGCATGTATGTGGTGCCCGTGGTGCTGCCCGCGGTGCAGGCCGACTTTGGCGTGGCGCGGGCCGACGCCTCGCTGCCCTACACATTGCTCATGGTGGGCTTTGGCATTGGTGGCGTGGCCATGGGCCGGCTGGCCGACCGCTTTGGCGTGACCGTGCCGCTGCGCCTGGGCGCGCTGGGCCTGGGGCTGGGCTACGCGGCGGCCGCGCTCAGCGGCAGCATCTGGGCCTTTGCCGCCGCGCATGGCGTGCTGATCGGCCTGTGCGGCAGCTCGGCCACGTTCTCGCCGCTGCTGGCCGACACCTCGCTGTGGTTCGCGCGGCGCCGCGGCATCGCGGTGGCGGTGTGCGCCAGCGGCAACTACCTGGGCGGCACGCTCTGGCCGCCGGTGATCCAGCATTTCGTCGAGCAGGCCGGCTGGCGCGCCACCTACTGGGGGCTGGCGCTGTTCTGTCCGCTGGTCATGCTGGCGCTGGCCCAGCTCATGCGCCAGCGGCCGCCCGCGCTGCAGCTGGCGCCGCCCATGGTCAGCGGCGCGCCCGCGGGCAGCCTGCCCTTCGGCCTGCGGCTGGGCCAGGCCCAGGCGCTGCTGTGCCTGGCCGGCGTGGCCTGCTGCGTGGCCATGTCGATGCCGCAGGTGCACATCGTGGCCTACTGCTCCGACCTGGGCTTTGGCGCGGCGCGCGGCGCCGAAATGCTGTCGCTGATGCTGGCCTGCGGCATCGTCAGCCGGCTGGTGTCGGGCGCCATCTGCGACCGCATCGGCGGCCTGCGCACCCTGCTGCTGGGCTCGGCGCTGCAGACCCTGGCGCTGGTGCTGTTCCTGCCGTTTGACGGGCTGGTGCCGCTGTATGTGATCTCGGCGCTGTTCGGCCTGTTCCAGGGCGGCATCGTGCCCAGCTACGCCATCATCGTGCGCGAGCATTTCCCCGCGGCCGAGGCCGGCGCGCGCGTGGGCACGGTGATCATGGCCACCATGTTCGGCATGGCGCTGGGCGGCTGGATGTCGGGCAAGGTGTTCGACCTCACGGGCTCCTACCATGCGGCCTTCCTCAATGGCATTGGCTGGAACCTGCTGAACTTCGGCATCGCCTTCATGCTGCTGCAGCGGGTGCGGCGGCGCGGCGCGGCGGCCACCGCGGGGCTGGCCGCATGA
- a CDS encoding twin-arginine translocation pathway signal protein — translation MNRRNFVRLAGGGVVAVATGAGVTACALSPAYPEEAVQAWQGPGAEADPRRRAVAYAITAPNPHNLQPWLVDLREPGVITLYTDRERVLTHTDPFGRQILIGHGAFLELLVMALAEQGLASDVALWPQGELGANLKDWDRRPIARITLKPGAARDPLFAHILNRHTPKTDFDTARPVAADVLRALTAGVDGGNAGTGGIKAGGTVDAAALGPLRDLCWQSARVELLTPRTVMESVHLTRVGPDEILKHRDGISLNSPFIRAVDALGMFDRKNPPAEGSEAYKTMMARFEGHSRTAMGFVWLSTGRNRRADQVNAGRAYVRLQLQATALGLGMHPMSQALQEFPEMAPHYERAHQLLLGRSAPKSADDETVQMFCRLGYTATPAPATPRRPLTAFVV, via the coding sequence ATGAATCGCCGCAACTTTGTCCGGCTGGCCGGTGGGGGCGTGGTGGCCGTGGCCACCGGCGCGGGCGTGACGGCCTGCGCCCTGTCGCCCGCCTACCCCGAGGAAGCCGTGCAGGCCTGGCAGGGGCCGGGCGCTGAAGCCGATCCGCGCCGCCGTGCCGTGGCCTACGCCATCACGGCGCCCAACCCCCACAACCTGCAGCCCTGGCTGGTGGACCTGCGCGAGCCCGGCGTCATCACGCTGTACACCGACCGCGAACGCGTGCTGACGCACACCGACCCGTTTGGCCGCCAAATATTGATCGGCCACGGTGCGTTTCTGGAACTGCTGGTGATGGCACTGGCCGAGCAGGGCCTGGCCAGCGATGTGGCGCTGTGGCCGCAGGGCGAGCTGGGCGCCAACCTGAAGGACTGGGACCGCAGGCCCATTGCGCGCATCACGCTCAAGCCCGGCGCGGCGCGCGACCCGCTGTTTGCGCACATCCTGAACCGCCACACACCCAAGACGGACTTTGACACGGCGCGGCCGGTGGCCGCTGATGTGCTGCGTGCGCTGACGGCGGGGGTAGATGGTGGCAATGCTGGAACTGGCGGCATCAAGGCCGGCGGCACGGTGGACGCTGCTGCCCTGGGCCCGTTGCGCGATCTGTGCTGGCAATCCGCCCGGGTGGAGCTGCTGACGCCACGCACCGTGATGGAGAGCGTGCACCTGACCCGTGTGGGCCCTGATGAAATCCTGAAGCACCGCGACGGCATCAGTTTGAACAGCCCGTTCATCCGCGCAGTGGATGCCCTGGGTATGTTTGACCGCAAGAACCCGCCCGCCGAAGGCAGCGAGGCCTACAAGACCATGATGGCCCGGTTTGAAGGCCACAGCCGCACCGCCATGGGTTTTGTCTGGCTCAGCACTGGCCGCAACCGCCGCGCCGACCAGGTCAACGCAGGCCGCGCCTACGTGCGCCTGCAGTTGCAGGCCACCGCGCTGGGCCTGGGCATGCACCCCATGAGCCAGGCGCTGCAGGAGTTTCCCGAGATGGCGCCGCACTACGAGCGCGCGCACCAGCTGCTGCTGGGGCGGTCTGCGCCCAAGTCTGCAGACGATGAGACGGTGCAGATGTTCTGCCGGCTGGGGTACACCGCAACACCAGCCCCGGCCACGCCGCGCAGGCCATTGACTGCATTCGTCGTGTAG
- a CDS encoding NAD(P)H-binding protein produces the protein MSRLSPSSVLVLGARGRFGSAAVRAFAQAGWQVHAQLRPGASAPAQPGVQWVHADPHDTATLARAARGATVVVQALSPVYTHKAWRTQVPALTQAAIDVTRELRATLLLPASVYNFGATMPAQLREDTVQIPSTLKGRLRQASEQQILQATHDGRMKAVVIRGGDFFGSGQGSWLDQAMVKDLPRGKLTYPGPLDVPTTWAYLPDMARSFVQVAERRDALPAFETFHFGGYHLTGQDWARALTDVAREQGWLPAGGQLKVSSVSWPLFRALGLFMPMLAALSEMRYLWTTPYQLVNTRMARLAGPEPHTPFPQAVRAALADLGLLQRLPAAGAPALQLDGVAS, from the coding sequence ATGTCCCGACTTTCCCCTTCTTCCGTGCTGGTCCTCGGCGCCCGCGGGCGCTTTGGCAGCGCCGCCGTGCGGGCCTTTGCCCAGGCCGGCTGGCAGGTCCATGCCCAGCTGCGCCCTGGCGCCAGCGCCCCGGCACAGCCCGGCGTCCAGTGGGTCCACGCCGACCCGCACGACACCGCCACCCTGGCCCGCGCCGCGCGGGGAGCCACGGTCGTGGTGCAGGCGCTGAGCCCGGTCTACACCCACAAGGCCTGGCGCACCCAGGTGCCGGCCCTGACCCAGGCCGCCATTGACGTGACCCGCGAGCTGCGCGCCACCTTGCTGCTGCCCGCCAGCGTCTACAACTTTGGCGCCACCATGCCCGCGCAGCTGCGCGAGGACACGGTGCAGATCCCCAGCACCCTCAAGGGCCGGCTGCGGCAGGCCAGCGAACAGCAGATCCTGCAGGCCACGCATGACGGTCGCATGAAAGCCGTGGTCATCCGCGGCGGCGACTTTTTTGGCAGTGGCCAGGGCTCCTGGCTGGACCAGGCCATGGTCAAGGACCTGCCCCGTGGCAAGCTGACCTACCCGGGCCCGCTTGATGTGCCCACCACCTGGGCCTACCTGCCCGACATGGCCCGCAGCTTCGTGCAGGTGGCCGAACGCCGCGACGCCCTGCCGGCCTTTGAAACCTTCCACTTTGGCGGCTACCACCTCACGGGCCAGGACTGGGCCCGTGCGCTGACCGACGTGGCGCGCGAGCAGGGCTGGTTGCCGGCCGGTGGCCAGCTCAAGGTGAGCTCCGTCTCGTGGCCGCTGTTCCGCGCGCTGGGCCTGTTCATGCCCATGCTGGCCGCGCTCAGTGAAATGCGCTACCTCTGGACCACGCCTTACCAGCTGGTCAACACCCGCATGGCCCGGCTGGCGGGCCCCGAGCCCCACACGCCGTTCCCGCAGGCCGTGCGCGCGGCGCTGGCCGACCTGGGCCTGCTGCAGCGCCTGCCGGCAGCGGGCGCACCGGCCCTGCAGCTTGACGGGGTGGCATCATGA
- a CDS encoding LysR family transcriptional regulator — translation MNNTFDWGLIRSFLAALDQGSLLGAARALGTTQPTIGRHIAELESQLGAVLFERTGRGLLPSDLALRLADSARAMESSAHQLARQASGAETGVSGTVRITASQPIACFVMPAVLAQMRLALPEVQVELVASNAVSNLLRREADIALRMIQPDQTSLVAKRIAKVTIGAYAHRDYLRRRGTPRLPPDLLGHELVGSDRDETLLRGFASFGYTVGPEAFALRTDDLIAYWEAVRAGLGVGFIADYLARTDSQIVPVLPMIKVPPLPIWLTVHREIRTNRRIRAVYDFLSQAVPKAF, via the coding sequence TTGAATAACACATTCGACTGGGGGCTGATCCGCTCCTTCCTCGCGGCCCTGGACCAGGGCAGCCTGCTGGGCGCGGCGCGGGCGCTGGGCACCACCCAGCCCACCATTGGCCGCCACATTGCCGAGCTGGAGAGCCAGCTTGGCGCCGTGCTGTTCGAGCGCACCGGGCGCGGCCTGCTGCCCAGCGACCTCGCGCTGCGGCTGGCCGACTCGGCCCGCGCGATGGAAAGCAGCGCGCACCAGCTGGCGCGGCAGGCCTCGGGCGCCGAGACCGGGGTGTCGGGCACGGTGCGCATCACGGCCAGCCAGCCCATTGCCTGCTTTGTGATGCCCGCGGTGCTCGCCCAGATGCGGCTCGCACTGCCCGAGGTGCAGGTGGAACTGGTGGCCAGCAATGCCGTGAGCAACCTGCTGCGGCGCGAAGCCGACATTGCGCTGCGCATGATCCAGCCGGACCAGACCAGCCTGGTGGCCAAGCGCATTGCCAAGGTCACGATTGGCGCCTATGCCCACCGCGACTACCTGCGCCGGCGTGGCACGCCACGGCTGCCGCCCGACCTGCTGGGCCACGAACTGGTGGGCTCGGACCGCGACGAAACCCTGCTGCGCGGCTTTGCCAGCTTTGGCTACACCGTGGGGCCCGAGGCCTTTGCGCTGCGCACCGACGACCTGATCGCCTACTGGGAAGCGGTGCGCGCGGGGCTGGGCGTGGGCTTCATCGCCGACTACCTGGCGCGCACCGACAGCCAGATCGTGCCGGTGCTGCCCATGATCAAGGTGCCGCCGCTGCCGATCTGGCTCACCGTGCACCGCGAGATCCGCACCAACCGCCGCATTCGCGCGGTGTACGATTTCCTGAGCCAGGCGGTGCCCAAGGCTTTTTGA
- a CDS encoding FMN-binding glutamate synthase family protein yields MLAYLNTLYPVRYTAFGLCAFGLLLSLFSLLAFGAGWIPLVLFAALVALGVYDLRQSHRSVLRNYPVIGHLRYVLEYIRPEMRQYFIESDNEAAPFSRAQRSLVYQRAKGEPDNRPFGTQLDVGAEGYEWINHSVAPTRLATHDFRVTIGPGTAQPYEASVFNISAMSFGSLSANAIRALNAGARRGGFAHDTGEGSISVHHRANGGDLIWEIGSGYFGCCTDKGLFDPERFTANARDPQVRMIEIKLSQGAKPGHGGVLPGPKVTPEISMARGVPVGVDCISPAAHSAFSTPVELMAFIARLRELSGGKPTGFKLCIGHPWEWFAMVKAMQATGITPDFIVVDGAEGGTGAAPLEFTNHVGSPLQEGLLLVHNTLKGVGLRDRIRLGCAGKIVSAFDMTRAMALGADWCNSARGFMFALGCIQAQTCHTGHCPTGVTTQDPKRQQALVVPDKAERVFQFHQHTLKALKELVQAAGLAHPSDITAHHIVRRVNENEVRLLANLVPQLEDGALLDRDVSGLHNVFRLYWPKARAESFLLQT; encoded by the coding sequence ATGCTCGCCTACCTCAACACGCTCTACCCCGTGCGCTACACCGCTTTCGGCCTGTGCGCCTTCGGCCTGCTGCTCAGCCTGTTCAGCCTGCTGGCGTTCGGCGCGGGCTGGATCCCGCTGGTGCTGTTCGCCGCGCTGGTGGCCCTGGGGGTGTATGACCTGCGCCAGAGCCACCGCTCGGTGCTGCGCAACTACCCGGTGATCGGCCACCTGCGCTACGTGCTGGAATACATCCGCCCCGAGATGCGGCAGTACTTCATCGAGAGCGACAACGAGGCCGCGCCGTTCTCGCGCGCCCAGCGCTCACTGGTCTACCAGCGCGCCAAGGGCGAGCCCGACAACCGGCCCTTTGGCACCCAACTGGATGTGGGGGCCGAGGGCTATGAGTGGATCAACCACTCGGTGGCGCCCACGCGGCTGGCCACGCACGACTTCCGGGTGACCATCGGGCCCGGCACGGCCCAGCCCTACGAGGCCAGCGTGTTCAACATCTCGGCCATGAGCTTTGGCTCGCTCTCGGCCAACGCCATCCGCGCGCTCAACGCGGGCGCGCGGCGCGGCGGCTTCGCGCACGACACGGGTGAGGGCTCGATCTCGGTGCACCACCGCGCCAACGGCGGCGACCTGATCTGGGAGATCGGCTCGGGCTACTTCGGCTGCTGCACCGACAAGGGCCTGTTCGACCCCGAACGCTTCACGGCCAACGCGCGCGACCCGCAGGTACGCATGATCGAGATCAAGCTCAGCCAGGGCGCCAAGCCCGGCCATGGCGGCGTGCTGCCGGGCCCCAAGGTCACGCCCGAGATCTCGATGGCGCGCGGCGTGCCCGTGGGTGTGGACTGCATCTCGCCGGCCGCGCACAGCGCCTTCAGCACGCCGGTGGAGTTGATGGCGTTCATTGCGCGGCTGCGCGAGCTGTCAGGCGGCAAGCCCACGGGTTTCAAGCTGTGCATCGGCCACCCCTGGGAATGGTTTGCCATGGTCAAGGCCATGCAGGCCACGGGCATCACGCCCGATTTCATCGTGGTCGATGGTGCCGAGGGCGGCACCGGCGCCGCGCCGCTGGAGTTCACCAACCATGTGGGCTCGCCGCTGCAAGAGGGCCTGCTGCTGGTGCACAACACGCTCAAGGGCGTGGGCCTGCGCGACCGCATCCGGCTGGGCTGCGCGGGCAAGATCGTGAGCGCTTTTGACATGACCCGCGCCATGGCGCTGGGCGCCGACTGGTGCAACTCGGCGCGCGGCTTCATGTTCGCGCTGGGCTGCATCCAGGCCCAGACCTGCCACACCGGCCACTGCCCCACCGGCGTGACCACCCAGGACCCGAAGCGCCAGCAGGCGCTGGTGGTGCCCGACAAGGCCGAGCGCGTGTTCCAGTTCCACCAGCACACGCTCAAGGCCCTCAAGGAACTGGTGCAGGCCGCGGGCCTGGCGCACCCGAGCGACATCACGGCCCACCACATCGTGCGGCGCGTCAACGAGAACGAGGTGCGGCTGCTGGCCAACCTGGTGCCGCAGCTGGAAGACGGCGCGCTGCTCGACCGCGACGTGAGCGGCCTGCACAATGTCTTCAGGCTGTACTGGCCGAAAGCCCGGGCGGAGAGTTTTCTGCTACAGACTTGA
- a CDS encoding putative toxin-antitoxin system toxin component, PIN family: MTSPLARPVILDTNIVLDAFVFDDAAAQPLREGLAAGALQWLATPAMRDELARVLAYPKIVPRLAFYGLDAQQVLAAFDRHAVVVDAAPRADVACKDADDQKFIDLAVARQALLLSKDRAVLCMAKRLLARGARAQSAIKSVAENSPPGLSASTA, from the coding sequence GTGACAAGCCCGCTGGCCCGCCCCGTCATTCTTGACACCAACATCGTGCTCGACGCGTTCGTGTTTGACGACGCGGCCGCGCAGCCCTTGCGGGAGGGCCTGGCCGCCGGCGCCCTGCAATGGCTGGCCACGCCCGCCATGCGCGACGAGCTGGCCCGCGTGCTGGCCTACCCCAAGATCGTGCCGCGGCTGGCGTTCTACGGCCTGGATGCGCAGCAGGTGCTGGCCGCGTTCGACCGCCACGCCGTGGTGGTCGACGCCGCCCCGCGCGCCGACGTGGCCTGCAAGGACGCCGATGACCAGAAGTTCATCGACCTCGCCGTGGCCCGCCAGGCCCTGCTGCTGAGCAAGGACCGGGCCGTGCTTTGCATGGCAAAAAGGCTGCTGGCCCGCGGTGCGCGGGCGCAGTCTGCTATCAAGTCTGTAGCAGAAAACTCTCCGCCCGGGCTTTCGGCCAGTACAGCCTGA